tgttctctttttatttttaaatgtatttatttatttagtatttttcctttcttttttcctctcttttatttCCCCAAGCATAATTatttctgcataaaaaatatttcaaccttTGCAAAATAGTGTTTGTTCATGTAAAAGATAAAGTCAGATTCTGAACATCCAGCTGatgtgtctctgctgctctctgacgTAAACATTTGACCGTCAGCATCGTCTCACCGAACTACCACTGAAGTTGAATTTTGTCGTGTTTGATGCGTGTGCAGGTTGGAGTGGCCGAAGGATCATTATTTCCCCCCGTGTGTGCTGACGTTTCGGGACGGCTGGGAGCCTCCAGTGCTTCCAGTTCACCCAGCAGTGACTCCGTCCAGAGAGCAGGAGCTGACTCAGCTGGCCGAGAGTCTCGCCAGCGCCGAGATCCAGAGACAAGAGGAGCTGAGGAGCAGACTGGAGGTTCATATCAGCACTGTCACCTCCTCCTCACTGACGCAGACCGTAtcatttattaatcatttattaatataatgtttcctctgtgtgtgtgtgtgtgtgtgtgtgtgcgtgcgtgtgtgcgtgt
Above is a window of Plectropomus leopardus isolate mb unplaced genomic scaffold, YSFRI_Pleo_2.0 unplaced_scaffold86556, whole genome shotgun sequence DNA encoding:
- the LOC121940420 gene encoding epidermal growth factor receptor kinase substrate 8-like, with the protein product LEWPKDHYFPPCVLTFRDGWEPPVLPVHPAVTPSREQELTQLAESLASAEIQRQEELRSRLEQSAVQKFPPADGYAFSNTSYKRMQFLDQDSAMAAFKQAVSRHVDR